One segment of Falco peregrinus isolate bFalPer1 chromosome 4, bFalPer1.pri, whole genome shotgun sequence DNA contains the following:
- the DNAJC3 gene encoding dnaJ homolog subfamily C member 3: MVSPAASAGRLGSALPLLLVLFDLQYQGAECGINAEVEKQLEMGKKLLAAGQLADALSHFHAAIEGDSDNYIAYYRRATVYLAMGKSKAAIRDLSKVVELKQDFTSARLQRGHLLLKQGKFDEAEDDFKNVLKSNPSNNEEKEAQTQLTKSDELQRLHSQALAAYRQEDYEAAISLLDEILAVCVWDAELRELRAECYIKEGEPSKAISDLKAAAKLKNDNTEAFYKISRIYYQLGDHELSLSEVRECLKLDQDHKQCFSLYKQVKKLNKQIESAEEFIREGRYEDAISKYDSVMKTEPGVPIYATRAKERICHCLSKNQQATEAIEVCTEVLRLEPTNVNALKDRAEAYLLEDLYEEAIKDYETAQANSENDQQIREGLERAQRMLKQSQKRDYYKILGVKRNARKQEIIKAYRKLASQWHPDNFQSEEEKKKAEKKFIDIAAAKEVLTDPEMRRKFDAGEDPLDAESQQGGGNPFHRNWNTWQGFNPFGSGGGPFTFKFHFS, translated from the exons gagCTGAATGTGGAATAAATGCAGAAGTGGAAAAACAACTTGAAATGGGAAAGAAGTTACTGGCTGCTGGACAGCTAGCAGATGCTTTGTCTCACTTTCATGCGGCTATAG AGGGAGACTCTGATAACTACATTGCTTATTACAGAAGAGCCACAGTGTACTTAGCCATGGGCAAATCTAAAGCAGCAATTCGTGATTTAAGTAAAGTGGTTGAATTAAAGCAGGACTTCACATCA GCCAGATTACAGAGAGGACACTTACTGCTGAAGCAAGGAAAATTTGATGAAGCAGAGGAtgactttaaaaatgtg CTCAAATCTAATCCTAGCaataatgaggaaaaagaagcCCAGACTCAACTGACAAAATCTGATGAGCTACAGCGCCTGCATTCACAAGCATTAGCTGCCTACCGGCAAGAGGATTACGAAGCTGCTATTTCTCTCCTTGATGAAATCTTGGCA GTTTGTGTTTGGGATGCAGAGCTACGGGAGCTTCGAGCTGAGTGTTATATAAAGGAAGGAGAGCCAAGCAAAGCTATTAGCGACTTGAAAGCTGCTGCTAAATTAAAGAACGATAACACTGAAGCCTTCTATAAAATCAGCAGAATATATTATCAGCTGGGGGACCATGAATTATCACTCAG TGAAGTCCGGGAGTGTCTAAAACTGGACCAAGACCATAAGCAATGCTTCTCCCTCTACAAGCAAGTAAAGAAACTCAATAAGCAGATCGAGTCAGCAGAGGAATTCATCAGAGAAGGCAG GTATGAAGATGCTATCAGTAAATACGATTCTGTAATGAAAACTGAACCAGGAGTCCCGATTTATGCTACTCGTGCCAAAGAAAGGATCTGCCACTGCTTATCAAAg AATCAGCAGGCTACAGAAGCAATAGAAGTTTGTACAGAAGTTCTGCGACTGGAACCAACCAATGTGAATGCCCTGAAAGACAGAGCAGAAGCTTATTTGCTGGAAGACCTGTATGAAGAAG CTATTAAAGACTATGAGACTGCTCAAGCCAATAGTGAAAATGACCAGCAGATTCGGGAGGGGCTAGAACGTGCCCAGAGGATGCTGAAGCAATCACAGAAGAGGGATTACTATAAAATCTTAGGAGTAAAAAG AAATGCCCGAAAGCAGGAAATCATAAAAGCTTACAGAAAGCTGGCATCCCAATGGCATCCTGATAACTTCCAgagtgaggaagaaaagaagaaagcagagaaaaaattcaTTGATATAGCAGCTGCTAAAGAAGTCCTCACTGACCCAG AAATGAGGCGGAAGTTCGATGCGGGGGAGGACCCGCTGGATGCAGAGAGTCAGCAGGGTGGAGGCAACCCTTTCCACAGGAACTGGAACACGTGGCAAGGATTCAATCCCTTTGGTTCTGGAGGAGGACCATTTACATTCAAATTTCACTTCAGTTAG